A stretch of DNA from Streptomyces venezuelae:
GCAGGCCGGAGAGCCGCAGGGCGCCGAGCGGGGCGTTGCCGACCGGAGCGAGCGCCACGGTGCCGGCCGGTGCATCGGGGCGGATCCCGGCGAGGGCGGTGAGCACGTGGATTCCGGCGGCAGCCGCCACCGAGGCCGGGCGGCAGGCCGCGGGGTGCGGCAGCGGGGCGCTGCCCTCGGTCCGCTGCTCGGCCGCATACATCTCGGGCAGCCGGTAGCCGAAGGACTCGGCGGCGTCCAGCAGCCCCCGGAGCAGTCCGGCGGCCTCCTTCTCGAATCCGGCGGCGGCCAGGCCGGCGACCGCGATGGCGCTCTCCTGCGGGCGCACTGCTCCCGAGCGGTGGCCGAAGGGGTTGTGTCCGGGCTCCCGCACGGCCATGCTGCGCAGCCCCCAGCCGGAGTCCATCGGCGGGGCTCCGAGCAGCCGGGCGAGCTGCTCGGTGCGGACGGGGTCGAGCAGCCCGGGGGCGAGCTGCCCGCCGCCCAGCAGCCCGGTGTCGAGCAGGTGCGCGGCGGCGGCGGTCAGCCGGGGCAGTGGGCGCCCGTCGGGGTGCAGCGCGGCGGCCGGCCGGCCGCCGGAGGGGCCGTCCCCGTCGATCCAGAACCGGGCCCGGAACCGCCGTCCGAGGGCAGCCGCCCAGTCCCGCCATTCCTCCGCATCCGGACGGCCGCACTCGGCCAGCAGGTCGGCTCCGAGCAGGGCCGCCCGGTGGGCGTGGGCCTGGGTCTCGCACCGGCGTGGCCCGGGGTCGGGGTCGGCCAGGAACCCGTCCTCCCCGAGGTTGGCGCGCAACCAGCCCAGGCAGCGCTCGGCGGCCGGCAGCAGCTCGGCCAGCTCCCCCTCCGGCAGCCCCCAGCGGCGGGCCTCGGCGAGGACGGCCGGGAAGGCGAGGGTGGCCTCGGTCCCCGTGCAGCCCGGGGGGAGCTGCGGCCCCGCGCCGCGCAGCGGGCCGGGGATCCGGCCCGCCTCCGGCCCCCGGCCACCCGTCTGGGTCCGGGCCAGGATGCGCAGGGTGGCGACGGCCAGCCCGGTCCCGAGCGGCAGCGCCATCCTGGCGGCCCACAGGGACTCCGCCGGGGCAATGCCCAGGCGCCAGGGCACACCGGCCGCCACAAAGGCGCCGGAGGGCCCCTCCGGGTCTCTCAGCAGCAGCGCCCGCAGGTCCTCCCGGCTGGTCCGGAACCAGAGGTCGGCGCGCGGGTCGTCCCCCTCGGCCCGGGCCTCGGACAGCGGGTTCGCCACCTGTCCCACGGGGGCCCTGGCCGTGCGGTGCTGCGCGGTGCGCAGCTCGATGGTGCGGGCCTCGCCGGGGGCGAGTTCCAGCTGCCAGCGGAGCAGTCCGGCGGAGGCGACCGCATCGTCCGGGGGCGGCTCGGCGGTGGTGACCGCCTGGGCTTCGCCGGCACTCCAGTGCAGTCCGCTGGTGTGCACCCCGGCCGGCACCTCGGGCCCGGCGCGGCCGGAGGCAACGGCGGCCAGGTCGGCCAGGTCGGTGCCGAGGGTGATCTCCACCGGTACCCGGTGCGGTCGGGCGGTGAAGTTCCGCAGGGTGATGCGCTCGGTGC
This window harbors:
- a CDS encoding glycogen debranching N-terminal domain-containing protein, which encodes MAHPVPPARRPELPPVHGAVICVAAPCLAISPEHGQLTGSGLDGIYRSGRRLLSRCLLRIAGRDPVAVQGRSLGADRAGFTATVRTGAEAGPDPDIGVERVRHADGTERITLRNFTARPHRVPVEITLGTDLADLAAVASGRAGPEVPAGVHTSGLHWSAGEAQAVTTAEPPPDDAVASAGLLRWQLELAPGEARTIELRTAQHRTARAPVGQVANPLSEARAEGDDPRADLWFRTSREDLRALLLRDPEGPSGAFVAAGVPWRLGIAPAESLWAARMALPLGTGLAVATLRILARTQTGGRGPEAGRIPGPLRGAGPQLPPGCTGTEATLAFPAVLAEARRWGLPEGELAELLPAAERCLGWLRANLGEDGFLADPDPGPRRCETQAHAHRAALLGADLLAECGRPDAEEWRDWAAALGRRFRARFWIDGDGPSGGRPAAALHPDGRPLPRLTAAAAHLLDTGLLGGGQLAPGLLDPVRTEQLARLLGAPPMDSGWGLRSMAVREPGHNPFGHRSGAVRPQESAIAVAGLAAAGFEKEAAGLLRGLLDAAESFGYRLPEMYAAEQRTEGSAPLPHPAACRPASVAAAAGIHVLTALAGIRPDAPAGTVALAPVGNAPLGALRLSGLRVAGEPFAVRVSRLGLGMVEEAADALQLAT